A genomic segment from Glycine max cultivar Williams 82 chromosome 1, Glycine_max_v4.0, whole genome shotgun sequence encodes:
- the LOC102669670 gene encoding uncharacterized protein produces MRSDKGPWKDAKIMRMVQNGDHKCSKKKVCHKVRKRKKILRNTRLPNWRQIIPPSFLQLLYRYFIWRHVNLEVSLKVLFLKILIFMQPQLPMQKKVVGEHIALGSILVLP; encoded by the exons ATGCGCTCTGATAAGGGCCCTTGGAAGGATGCAAAAATTATGAGG ATGGTTCAAAATGGTGATCACaaatgttcaaaaaaaaaagtgtgtcacaaggtgaggaagagaaagaaaattctaAG GAACACAAGACTTCCAAATTGGAGGCAAATCATACCCCCTAGCTTTCTCCAGTTGTTGTATAG GTATTTTATCTGGAGGCATGTGAATTTGGAAGTATCTTTGAAGGTCTTATTCCTGAAGATATTAATATTTATGCAACCACAACTTCCAATGCAGAAGAAAGTAGTTGGGGAACATATTGCCCTGGGGAGTATCCTAGTCCTCCCCTAG
- the LOC106794547 gene encoding uncharacterized protein, translating to MEPTRKIVMIAVGENITLLWAFHGPCWPWGSLASSHSLDIAGLELVDPLSADIQEVLVNFMEKAVRFDVDLNQVEVKYHLEVENVNGIQLQTVLEAMDRDIVGIGGSRSDFVLFCNSVIFFTLTVHIY from the exons ATGGAACCCACACGCAAAATAGTTATGATAGCTGTGGGGGAAAACATAACATTGTTGTGGGCCTTCCATGGTCCATGTTGGCCGTGGGGAAGTCTTGCCTCTTCTCATTCATTGGACATTGCTGGCTTGGAGTTAGTGGATCCACTTTCTGCTGAT ATTCAAGAGGTCCTCGTGAACTTTATGGAAAAGGCAGTACGATTTGATGTGGATTTGAATCAAGTTGAAGTCAAGTATCACTTAGAAGTTGAGAATGTGAATGGGATTCAATTACAAACAGTTCTGGAGGCAATGGAT AGGGATATTGTTGGAATAGGGGGCTCTAGGTCAGACTTTGTATTATTTTGTaacagtgtaattttttttacactaactGTTCATATCTATTAA